The following coding sequences lie in one Thalassoglobus polymorphus genomic window:
- a CDS encoding sigma-70 family RNA polymerase sigma factor — MDAGLKTYQNINDQQARERLIVSNLYYVKHVIGKLLLELPSAIDFENLEAAGVLGLVEAANRFDADKGVAFKTFAYSRIRGAVLDELRRNCPVPQHILQNWSKIKAAIQGGEQTLNSQQIAEMTDLSVEDVEKCLVAMRMNYPESWSEELLPYTRRSDNSVQEEQSEHEQQHVLAKAIEKLADRPRAVITLYYLDDLTLKQIGQVLGLSESRVSRILTKTELELKQMVHR; from the coding sequence ATGGATGCGGGACTCAAGACATATCAAAACATCAATGACCAACAGGCACGCGAGCGACTCATCGTCTCAAACCTTTATTACGTGAAACATGTGATCGGAAAATTGTTGCTGGAGCTCCCCAGTGCCATAGATTTTGAGAATCTCGAAGCGGCTGGAGTTCTGGGATTGGTCGAAGCAGCGAATCGGTTTGATGCAGACAAGGGAGTTGCATTTAAGACCTTTGCCTATTCAAGAATTCGTGGAGCCGTTCTGGATGAACTTCGTCGAAATTGTCCAGTTCCCCAGCACATTTTGCAGAACTGGTCGAAGATCAAAGCTGCCATTCAAGGAGGCGAACAAACATTAAATTCTCAACAGATTGCAGAGATGACAGACCTTTCAGTCGAAGACGTCGAGAAGTGTCTCGTCGCGATGCGTATGAATTACCCTGAAAGTTGGAGCGAAGAACTCCTCCCATACACAAGACGCTCTGACAACTCAGTACAAGAAGAACAGTCGGAGCATGAACAGCAACATGTCCTTGCCAAAGCGATTGAAAAACTCGCTGACCGTCCACGTGCGGTGATCACCTTGTATTACCTCGATGATTTGACACTCAAGCAAATCGGTCAGGTTCTCGGGCTCTCCGAGTCCCGGGTCTCACGCATTCTGACAAAAACAGAACTGGAACTGAAACAAATGGTTCACCGATAG